A genomic window from Candidatus Binataceae bacterium includes:
- a CDS encoding universal stress protein → MASNYPTILAPIQFNDPNSSVALEMARRLALDSKGRVFLLHVTPSKSVIPDLPGYREVYATDEPSVRRELQKLASENLADVASEIIVKVGDPAETINLVAQQIGAQMIVMCTHGRSGLSHFFMGSVAEKVVREAPCMVLTIRPKLLSANGA, encoded by the coding sequence ATGGCATCGAATTATCCAACGATTCTCGCTCCGATTCAGTTTAACGATCCGAATTCGAGCGTCGCGCTTGAGATGGCGAGAAGACTGGCGTTAGATAGCAAAGGCCGCGTTTTCCTCCTTCACGTAACTCCATCGAAATCGGTGATTCCGGACCTTCCAGGTTATCGCGAAGTCTATGCGACCGACGAACCCTCCGTCCGCCGCGAACTTCAGAAACTCGCTTCGGAAAATCTGGCTGACGTTGCCTCAGAGATCATAGTAAAGGTCGGTGACCCGGCTGAGACAATAAACCTCGTGGCGCAACAGATTGGTGCGCAAATGATCGTTATGTGCACGCACGGCCGCAGTGGTCTGTCGCACTTCTTCATGGGGAGTGTCGCTGAGAAAGTAGTGCGAGAGGCGCCTTGCATGGTGTTGACGATTCGCCCGAAGTTACTCAGCGCCAACGGAGCTTAG